A genomic stretch from Serratia entomophila includes:
- a CDS encoding CoA-acylating methylmalonate-semialdehyde dehydrogenase produces the protein MKTVGNFIGGQVCLSSSNQTVDVHNPATGQVERRVTQSTAAEVKQAIDVAHQAFADWSRTTPLRRARVMFNFKALLEQHRDELAALIVSEHGKVYSDALGELTRGIEVVEFACGIPHLIKGEYSPEVGGGVDSFSLMQPLGVVAGITPFNFPAMVPMWMFPIALACGNTFVLKPPALVPSASVRLAELLKEAGLPDGVFNVVHCANEDAAQLCTDPRIQAVSFVGSSTVAEHIYTTASAHGKRVQAFGAAKNQAIVMPDADLDATVNALMGGAFGSAGERCMALPVAVVVGDSTADKLIAKLKPLIAQLRVGPGIQQGGEENEMGPLVSSAHQKKVLGYIDLGVEEGATLVADGRNYQVAGYPEGYYVGGTLFDNVKPNMRIYREEIFGPVLGIVRVPDYQTAIDTVNGHEFGNGAAIFTSNGHYARQFVQEVQAGMVGVNVPVPVPMAFHSFGGWKRSVFGALNVHGTDGVRFYTRMKTATARWPTGQQTVSEYSMPTLG, from the coding sequence ATGAAAACCGTGGGTAACTTTATTGGCGGGCAAGTGTGCCTGAGCAGCAGTAATCAAACCGTCGACGTGCATAACCCGGCGACCGGGCAGGTTGAACGCCGCGTCACCCAGAGCACCGCCGCCGAGGTAAAACAGGCCATCGACGTGGCCCATCAGGCGTTTGCCGACTGGTCGCGCACCACGCCGCTGCGCCGCGCACGCGTCATGTTCAACTTCAAGGCGCTGCTGGAGCAGCACCGCGACGAGCTGGCGGCGCTGATCGTCAGCGAACACGGCAAGGTCTATTCCGACGCCCTGGGCGAACTGACCCGCGGCATCGAAGTGGTTGAATTCGCCTGCGGCATTCCGCACCTCATCAAGGGGGAGTATTCGCCGGAGGTCGGCGGCGGCGTTGACAGCTTCTCGCTGATGCAGCCGCTGGGCGTGGTGGCGGGCATTACCCCGTTCAACTTCCCGGCGATGGTGCCGATGTGGATGTTCCCGATCGCGCTGGCCTGCGGCAACACCTTCGTGCTCAAGCCGCCGGCGCTGGTGCCTTCGGCTTCGGTGCGGCTGGCCGAACTGCTGAAAGAAGCCGGCCTGCCGGACGGCGTGTTCAACGTGGTGCACTGCGCCAACGAAGATGCGGCGCAGCTGTGCACCGATCCGCGTATTCAGGCGGTGAGCTTCGTTGGCTCGTCCACCGTGGCGGAGCATATCTATACCACCGCCAGCGCCCACGGCAAGCGGGTACAGGCCTTCGGCGCGGCGAAGAACCAGGCGATCGTCATGCCGGACGCCGATCTGGACGCCACGGTCAACGCCCTGATGGGCGGCGCTTTCGGCTCCGCCGGCGAACGCTGCATGGCGCTGCCGGTTGCGGTGGTGGTCGGCGACAGCACCGCCGACAAGCTGATCGCCAAGCTGAAACCCTTGATTGCGCAGCTGCGCGTCGGCCCGGGCATTCAGCAGGGCGGCGAAGAGAATGAAATGGGCCCGCTGGTTTCCTCCGCCCACCAGAAAAAGGTGCTGGGCTATATCGATCTCGGGGTGGAAGAGGGCGCCACGCTGGTGGCCGACGGCCGCAACTATCAGGTGGCGGGCTATCCCGAGGGGTACTACGTTGGCGGCACGCTGTTCGATAACGTGAAGCCGAACATGCGCATTTACCGCGAAGAGATCTTCGGGCCGGTGCTGGGCATCGTGCGGGTGCCGGACTACCAGACCGCCATCGACACGGTTAACGGCCATGAATTCGGCAACGGCGCCGCCATCTTTACCAGCAACGGCCACTACGCGCGCCAGTTCGTGCAGGAAGTGCAGGCCGGGATGGTTGGCGTCAACGTGCCGGTGCCGGTACCGATGGCGTTCCACAGCTTCGGCGGCTGGAAACGCTCGGTGTTCGGCGCGTTGAACGTGCACGGCACCGACGGCGTACGTTTCTATACCCGCATGAAAACCGCCACCGCCCGCTGGCCGACCGGGCAGCAGACGGTGTCTGAATACAGCATGCCGACGCTGGGTTAA
- the iolB gene encoding 5-deoxy-glucuronate isomerase has translation MSSLLAKCQQPNAQGRIQHVTPENAGWRFVGFDVYRLAAGESLQLESGDRELCLVLVAGIASVATLRAEYPHIGKRMSPFERTPPYAVYVPHQDRIEVRAETDLELAVCSAPGGGHLPSRLITPADVGVERRGKGRNQRLVHNILPDSEPADSLLVVEVYTDEGNTSSYPSHKHDREDSPDETYLEETYYHRIQPEQGFCMQRVYTDDRSLDECMPVYNRDVVKVPRGYHPVATLAGYDNYYLNVMAGPVRLWKFTWEKDHAWINSDGYPAAK, from the coding sequence ATGTCTTCACTGCTTGCCAAATGTCAGCAGCCGAACGCCCAGGGGCGTATCCAGCATGTCACCCCGGAAAATGCCGGCTGGCGCTTTGTCGGGTTCGACGTTTATCGCCTGGCGGCCGGTGAGTCGCTGCAGCTGGAAAGCGGCGACCGGGAGCTGTGCCTGGTGCTGGTGGCCGGCATCGCCTCCGTCGCCACCCTGCGGGCGGAATACCCGCATATCGGCAAGCGCATGAGCCCGTTTGAGCGCACGCCGCCTTATGCGGTCTACGTGCCGCATCAGGATCGCATCGAGGTGCGGGCGGAAACCGATTTGGAGCTGGCGGTCTGCAGCGCCCCGGGCGGCGGGCATCTGCCGTCGCGGTTGATCACCCCGGCGGATGTCGGCGTCGAGCGGCGCGGCAAGGGACGCAATCAACGCCTGGTGCATAATATTTTGCCGGACAGCGAACCGGCCGACAGCCTGTTGGTGGTTGAGGTATATACCGACGAAGGCAACACCAGCTCTTACCCCAGCCATAAGCACGATCGGGAAGACTCGCCGGATGAAACCTATCTGGAAGAGACCTACTATCACCGCATCCAGCCGGAGCAGGGTTTCTGCATGCAGCGCGTGTATACCGACGATCGTTCGCTGGACGAATGCATGCCGGTCTATAACCGCGACGTGGTGAAAGTGCCGCGCGGCTACCATCCGGTCGCGACCCTGGCCGGTTACGACAATTACTATCTCAACGTGATGGCCGGGCCGGTGCGGCTGTGGAAATTCACCTGGGAGAAAGATCACGCCTGGATTAACAGCGACGGTTATCCGGCGGCGAAATAA
- a CDS encoding MurR/RpiR family transcriptional regulator — protein sequence MNNPTQLSLLQDEIRHRYETLSKRLKQVARYILDNSNSIAFDTVASIAAQASVPPSTLIRFANAFGFSGFNEMKQVFRQHLMEETVNYTERARLFRQTSTDDNVAPEKPAEILNVFTMVNAQALQQLAMQIAPEQLDRAVELLNNAENIYVIGLRRSFSVASYLTYALRHLERRAFLIDGLGGMFTEQLSMVKPKDVVIAISYSPYAQEALELVELGAKRGAQQIAITDSQVSPLAAFSDVCFVVREAQVDGFRSQVASMCLAQTLAVSLALNNAKDE from the coding sequence ATGAACAACCCAACTCAACTTTCGCTGTTACAGGATGAGATTCGCCACCGTTATGAAACGCTGAGCAAACGCTTAAAGCAGGTGGCGCGCTATATTTTGGATAACAGTAACAGCATTGCTTTCGATACCGTCGCCTCCATCGCCGCACAGGCCAGCGTCCCGCCTTCCACGCTGATCCGCTTCGCCAACGCCTTCGGCTTTAGCGGTTTCAACGAAATGAAGCAGGTATTCCGCCAGCACCTGATGGAGGAAACGGTCAACTATACCGAGCGTGCGCGCCTGTTCCGCCAAACCTCCACCGACGACAACGTAGCGCCGGAAAAACCGGCCGAAATTCTCAACGTCTTCACCATGGTCAACGCCCAGGCGCTGCAGCAGCTGGCGATGCAGATCGCGCCCGAGCAGCTGGACCGCGCCGTCGAGCTGTTGAACAATGCCGAGAACATCTACGTGATTGGCCTGCGCCGTTCGTTTAGCGTCGCCTCCTACCTGACCTATGCGCTGCGCCATCTGGAACGCCGCGCGTTTCTGATCGACGGGCTGGGCGGCATGTTTACCGAACAGCTGAGCATGGTGAAGCCAAAGGACGTGGTGATCGCCATCAGCTACTCGCCGTATGCGCAAGAAGCGCTGGAGTTGGTAGAACTGGGCGCCAAGCGCGGCGCGCAACAGATAGCCATCACCGACAGCCAGGTCAGCCCACTGGCGGCCTTTAGCGACGTGTGCTTTGTGGTGCGCGAAGCGCAGGTGGACGGGTTCCGCTCGCAGGTCGCCTCGATGTGCCTGGCGCAAACCCTGGCGGTCTCGCTGGCGCTGAACAACGCCAAGGACGAGTAA
- a CDS encoding bifunctional 5-dehydro-2-deoxygluconokinase/5-dehydro-2-deoxyphosphogluconate aldolase has protein sequence MATQEKQLDVICLGRIAVDFYAQQIGARLEDASTFSKYLGGSSGNVAYGTAIQGLKSGMLARVGDEHMGRFLREELQRVGADTQCLITDPQRLTGLVILGIKDQETFPLIFYRDNCADMALTPDDIDEAYIASSRALAITGTHLSHPNTRAAVLKALEYARRHGLRTALDIDYRPVLWGLTSLGDGETRFVESAKVTRELQEVLHHFDLIVGTEEEFHIAGGSIDTLTALKNVRQATRATLVCKRGAQGCSVFEGDIADDWREVKLHSGVRVEVLNVLGAGDAFMSGLLRGYLNDEGWDRACRYANACGALVVSRHGCAPAMPTKLELDDYLLRERQVKRPDRDARLNHLHRVTTRKQQWPELCVFAFDHRKQLADMAREANVGEERIPKLKTLLLQAAQQAAEQAGLHGNSGILADTTYGQAALNAITGQGWWIGRPVELPSSRPLRLEHGNIGSQLTDWPQEHVVKCLVFYHPHDAAELRREQDELILDIYRGCCKSGHELLLEVILPESSADKNERYYLEMMAHFYQLGVQPDWWKLPPLSAANWQQVGALIEASDPHCRGVLILGLDSPEETLKAGFAAAADAHWVKGFAVGRTIFGQPSRRWLQGELDDAALIEQVKQKYLTLIGFWRQYRPQTGSAS, from the coding sequence ATGGCTACACAAGAAAAACAGCTTGATGTCATTTGTCTCGGGCGTATCGCCGTCGATTTCTATGCTCAGCAGATCGGCGCGCGTCTGGAAGATGCCAGCACATTCTCCAAATATCTCGGCGGCTCTTCCGGCAACGTGGCCTACGGCACCGCCATTCAGGGGCTGAAGTCCGGCATGCTGGCCCGCGTCGGCGACGAGCACATGGGCCGTTTCCTGCGCGAAGAGCTGCAGCGCGTGGGCGCCGATACCCAATGCCTGATCACCGATCCGCAGCGGTTGACCGGCCTGGTGATCCTCGGCATCAAGGATCAGGAAACCTTCCCGCTGATCTTCTACCGCGACAACTGCGCCGACATGGCGCTGACGCCGGATGATATCGACGAGGCCTACATCGCCTCGTCGCGCGCGCTGGCCATCACCGGCACCCACCTGTCGCACCCCAATACCCGCGCGGCGGTGCTGAAGGCGCTGGAATACGCCCGCCGCCACGGCCTGCGCACCGCGTTGGATATCGACTACCGCCCGGTGCTGTGGGGCCTGACCTCGCTGGGCGACGGCGAAACCCGCTTTGTCGAATCGGCCAAGGTGACCCGCGAACTGCAGGAAGTGTTGCACCACTTTGATCTGATCGTCGGCACCGAAGAGGAATTCCATATCGCCGGCGGCAGTATCGACACCCTGACCGCGCTGAAAAACGTGCGCCAGGCCACCCGCGCCACGCTGGTGTGCAAACGCGGCGCACAGGGCTGCTCGGTATTTGAAGGCGATATCGCCGACGACTGGCGCGAGGTGAAGCTGCACTCCGGCGTGCGGGTAGAGGTGCTGAACGTGCTCGGCGCCGGCGACGCCTTTATGTCCGGCCTGCTGCGCGGCTACCTGAATGACGAGGGTTGGGATCGGGCCTGCCGCTACGCCAACGCCTGCGGCGCGCTGGTGGTGTCGCGCCATGGCTGCGCGCCGGCGATGCCGACCAAACTCGAACTGGATGACTATCTGCTGCGCGAACGCCAGGTCAAACGTCCGGACCGCGACGCGCGCCTGAACCACCTGCATCGGGTAACCACCCGCAAGCAGCAATGGCCGGAGCTGTGCGTGTTCGCCTTCGATCACCGCAAGCAGCTGGCGGATATGGCGCGCGAGGCCAACGTCGGCGAAGAGCGCATTCCCAAATTGAAAACCCTGCTGCTGCAGGCGGCGCAACAGGCCGCTGAACAGGCCGGGCTGCACGGCAACAGCGGCATTCTGGCCGACACCACCTATGGCCAGGCGGCGCTGAACGCCATCACCGGCCAGGGCTGGTGGATCGGTCGCCCGGTCGAGCTGCCCAGTTCGCGCCCGCTGCGCCTGGAGCACGGCAATATCGGCTCGCAGCTGACCGACTGGCCGCAGGAACACGTGGTGAAATGCCTGGTGTTTTACCACCCGCACGACGCCGCCGAACTGCGCCGCGAGCAGGATGAGCTGATCCTCGACATCTATCGCGGCTGCTGCAAATCCGGCCATGAGCTGTTGCTCGAGGTGATCCTGCCGGAAAGCAGCGCCGACAAAAATGAGCGCTACTATCTGGAAATGATGGCGCATTTCTATCAGTTGGGCGTGCAGCCGGACTGGTGGAAACTGCCGCCGCTGAGCGCCGCCAACTGGCAGCAGGTCGGCGCGCTGATTGAAGCCAGCGATCCCCACTGCCGCGGGGTACTGATCCTCGGTCTGGATTCACCGGAAGAAACCCTGAAGGCCGGCTTCGCCGCCGCCGCAGACGCCCATTGGGTGAAAGGTTTTGCCGTCGGCCGCACCATCTTCGGCCAGCCGTCGCGCCGTTGGCTGCAGGGCGAGCTGGACGACGCCGCGCTGATTGAGCAGGTGAAACAAAAATACCTGACGCTGATCGGTTTCTGGCGCCAGTACCGCCCGCAGACCGGCAGCGCAAGCTAG